In Methanotorris formicicus Mc-S-70, the genomic window CGTTACTTACTGAATCTCCTCAATAAGGTTGAATCGATTATTATTGAGAATTTAAATTTACGATTGTCCAAAATGTTGGGAAGATTTAATAGTTGAGTATAAAGGCAATTCTCGATTTCTGAGAGCTCTTGAAGTTTCTTGATTATGGTTGTTCGATGAATTCCTAAAATCTCTTCAGATATTGCTTTAATCGTCTTTATCTCGGTTAAAGTTCTAACCAAACAATAATCAGCTAAATCATCCAAATTGGCTATGCCTAAAGTATTTAAACTATTAACGAGTAATTCTTTAAGTGTGGGTAGCATGGTTTAATCACCGTTTTTTTAATGGAGTATTTAAATCGATACTATTTTATTTTTTTGGTTTTAAAATCGATAATGAGAAATCACACTATCAGAGATAAAAACCTCGAGAAATAACTATAATTATTGGGGTGAGCTTATGATTTCAAAATATTTAGTTAGAGATGTGATGAAAAAAGGTGTTGTTGAAGTAACCTTGGATACAAAGTTAAGTGATGTTATTAAAACAATGGCAAAATATGATATATCATCTGTTGTAGTTTCTGATGGAGAAAGATTTTGGGGGATTATAACAGATACTGATATATTAAAACATTATAATGAGTTGGATAAAACTGCAGAGGAAATAATGACAGTAAATCCTATAACAGTTAGCCCTGAAGCTCCATTGGAAAAAGCTATTGAGATTATGGCTGAGAAAGGAATACACCACTTATATGTTAAATCACCATGTGAAGATAAAATTGTTGGTGTTTTAAGCTCAAAAGACATTATAAAGCTGTTTTCTAATTTGATTGAATAAACTTATAAACTTTAACTTACTATTGCTATTTTATTTTTCTGAATCATCTTAGTAAAATTATAGCCAAAAAAGCCCTTTGGGCTTTTATATCTATGCCTTTCTAAACATGAAATTTGTTTGAAGATTGGCTATATAACAACATATAACCTAAACATTTAAATATATGATTATATAATTAATATACTCAGAAAAACATGGTGGTGGAAACATGAGGGTTTATGTTGAAGGTTATGGTTGTGTGCTAAATACTGCTGACACTGAAATTATAAAGAATTCTTTAAAAGAACATGGCTTTGAATTAGTTAATAGCTTAGATGAGGCAGATATTGTAATAATAAACACATGTGTTGTTAGATTAGAAACAGAAAATAGAATGATTTACAGAATAAACGAGCTTAAAAATTTAGGAAAAGATGTTGTAGTTGCTGGATGCTTGCCAAAAGCTTTAAAAAATAAAGTTAATGGATTCTTTCATATATATCCAAGAGAAGCCCATAGAGCTGGAGAAATATTAAGAGATTACATTGAAAAGAACAAAAGAACAATATATGCTGAAGAGTTAATAAAACACTTTATAAAAAATTAGATTACTTGAAACCATCTTTAATTACTCCCCACCCCATAAGTGAAGGTTGCTTAGGAGATTGCAGTTATTGCATAGTAAAAATAGCGAGAGGAAAACTAATATCTTACCCAAGAGAAAAAATTGTTAATAAAGCTAAAGATTTGATAGATAAAGGAGCTAAATGCTTATTTATAACCGCCCAAGACACTGCATGCTATGGTTTTGATATTGGAGATAACTTAGCCAATTTATTAAATGATTTATCCCAAATAGAAGGAGAATTTATAATGAGAGTTGGAATGATGCATGCAAAAAACGCTCAATTAATATTGGACGAACTTATAGAGGTATACAAAAATGAAAAAGTTGGGAAGTTTTTACATCTACCTTTACAAAGTGGAGATGATGAGATTTTAAAGAAGATGAAGAGAGGTTACACTGTAGATGAATTTAAAGATATTGTAAATGAATTTAGAAGAAAAGTTAAAAACCTTTGCTTTACAACAGATATAATTGTTGGATTTCCAGGAGAAACAGAAGAGCAGTTTCAAAATACCTTAGAAGTTTTGAAGGAATTAAAGCCAGATTACATCCATGGGGCTAAATATTCCCAAAGGAAAGGAACAGAAGCTGCAAAAATGAAGCAGGTAGATACAAAAATTAGAAAGAGGAGAAGTGAAATTTTAGATAAATTGAGAAGAGAATTGAGTTATTTAAACAATAAAAAGTATATTGGAAAGACAATGAGAGTTTTAGTTTTAGATAAAGGGAAAGGATATACTGATAACTTCAAAGTTGTTAAGTTTGAAGGAGGAGAAGTAGGAGAGTTTAGAAAAATAAAAATTACTGATGCTAAGACATTTGGATTGAGAGGGAAGTTGATAAGTAATTAAATTATTATTAAAAACTTTAATAAATCTCTTTTTATACTTTACTAAGTTGTTTATGGTAGTTGCAAAAAAAAAACACTACTTAGTAAAATATAAATATTAAAAAGTTAAGATAAAATTATCAAATAATTGATAGATACAACTTTACAAAAGTAAAGAAATTTTAATATATCTAAAGAGATTTTGAAATGTTAAAAAATAGTTGGCGATGATGCCCTTTATAGGGCGGAGCCAAATTAAGCCCAACCACTAAATAGAAAGGTGGCAATATGAAACTATGGGGTAAAGAACTATTTAAAATTTTTGCCTTAGTTGCTATGCTATGCATTGTAGGGGGTGTTTTTGCCACATCAACAATAAACAATAATGTGAAAATAATAGATAATAAAGACCAAAATCTTCAGAATTTGCCTATTTACATTTTTGGTGATAAAAATTACAACATGCCTTATATATCTTGTAAAATAAATGATTTAACAAAAATACCTAAGGGCAAATATATTATCATAATTGCAAAAACTCCAAATAAAGATGATTCTAAACTATTAGAAAATATGCTAAAAAATGGTAATGTAATTAT contains:
- a CDS encoding CBS domain-containing protein, with product MISKYLVRDVMKKGVVEVTLDTKLSDVIKTMAKYDISSVVVSDGERFWGIITDTDILKHYNELDKTAEEIMTVNPITVSPEAPLEKAIEIMAEKGIHHLYVKSPCEDKIVGVLSSKDIIKLFSNLIE